The DNA segment TCCCACCTGCCCCGAAGAGGTGCCCTTTTCCTGCAACGTCGGCGCTGTACTGGGGCACCTGCCCCCTTTTTTCGTGCTAGCGTCGCATGAGCGAGCTGTGGGCTACCGCTTAtgctctcgctcgctgtcgcggtCGGAGGTGCGGCAACCGTCTTGATTTCGTGGACTCGCCTCACCCGCACGAATGTTTCTTTCAGTTTGCTTGCTCGTGTTCCTCTGCGCCTTTTCTTTGCCCAAAAAATTTTCGTGGATGATGCTGTGGCTCTGCTACTGTCATGTGCGCGCTACCACGCACATCAGGCTGACGACGTCTGCACTCACCCACAGACACGCTCATTAGGCGCGGATAGAGCCGAGTGCTGGTGGACGGGGCGTGTGCCATCACAGCGCGACATCCATAGCGAAGAGGGAGATAAGACGAGGTAATACCGACTCAACGTACACCGTagctcccccctccccctggGTACGCCATGAAGCGGACATGTCGCTCTCTGCGACGGTTttccgcagcgccgcttggCTTAGCGCATTCGATCTGTAGAAGCGCGGTGATTTCTTCCTCTGCTTGCGCTGCCTCATCGCTAAATTCGGTCGCGCCGCGCACAGGAAGCTCGTCCTTCGCGCGTCAGGCCGCGAGAatggcaccgccgcagacAACTCTTTCACTGGACGCCAACCTGCGCAACACCCTCAGAAGTTTGCTCATTGAGCGTCTGTGCAGTCCGACACAGCCCCTACCGGCAAAGCAGCTGTATGATGAGCTGACGAACCGCTCGCGTCTCGTGGAGGAGTTTCACTTCTCGAAGACGTCACGCCGCATCACCCGCCAACGGCTCGCACTGCAGTTCTTGCGTCGATACAACGTGCTGTTGCACGGCCTCCTCTTTTATTCGGagggcacgcgcacgtggaATACGACGACGGAGTTTCATCGTCTCGCCATCCTTGGAGAGTCTGTCCTACTGACCGAGGTCCGCACTCGGCTGCTGAAGCTCTTCCCTGCCATGCCGTATGCGGCGTACGTGCAGAGTTTGCCTCACATGGTCGGCGAGgaagcgctggcggcggctttTGACCGGTATGAGATGCAGAACATTGTCGGTGCCAAACCATCTAACCGACGCAGTGGTACGCCGCTCACTCGAATGCAGAAAAGCCATATGCTGTGCGCTATTGTAGCGGAGATGTACTGGTTTACAGCTCGGACGAAGCCCACCGACTTGACGCACAACAACGCGCTCTTCCCTCCATCCGACGTGCTAATCTTGCACGTGCTGTCCACCCACCTCCTCGAAAACTTGC comes from the Leishmania donovani BPK282A1 complete genome, chromosome 27 genome and includes:
- a CDS encoding MP44, putative, producing MAPPQTTLSLDANLRNTLRSLLIERLCSPTQPLPAKQLYDELTNRSRLVEEFHFSKTSRRITRQRLALQFLRRYNVLLHGLLFYSEGTRTWNTTTEFHRLAILGESVLLTEVRTRLLKLFPAMPYAAYVQSLPHMVGEEALAAAFDRYEMQNIVGAKPSNRRSGTPLTRMQKSHMLCAIVAEMYWFTARTKPTDLTHNNALFPPSDVLILHVLSTHLLENLPAELIYNVVEPIVADIKRVWVNEPMSLPSQLRLTPRTVCALSLNAVPVEPQYTAKEDAVMSLQKKHAEAHRRQHALTCEPDHSCVKSFMRPLCNYRIFEGPRYQILSSDNRVAPLPLAQERSSLPASAVCTVVGDAESAARAMELAKMAEQW